A window from Variovorax sp. PBL-E5 encodes these proteins:
- the dapB gene encoding 4-hydroxy-tetrahydrodipicolinate reductase, whose amino-acid sequence MRRVAIAGASGRMGHMLIEAVREAPDCRLAGALDIAGSPAIGSDAAAFLGFASGVPIVADLRQGLKDAQVLIDFTRPEGTMAHLAMCRELGVQLVIGTTGFSDAQKAEIAEAAKEVAIMMAPNMSVGVNVTFKLLEMAAKALSIGYDIEIIEAHHRHKVDAPSGTALKMGEVIAEALGRDLKECAVYAREGITGERDPSTIGFSAIRGGDIVGDHTVLFAGTGERIEITHKSASRTTYAQGSLRAVRFLAGQRAGLFDMADVLGLR is encoded by the coding sequence CTGCGGCGCGTGGCGATCGCGGGCGCTTCCGGCCGCATGGGCCACATGCTGATCGAGGCCGTGCGCGAGGCGCCCGACTGCCGGCTGGCCGGTGCGCTCGACATCGCGGGCAGCCCGGCCATCGGCAGCGACGCGGCCGCGTTTCTCGGCTTCGCGAGCGGCGTGCCGATCGTGGCCGACCTGCGCCAGGGCCTGAAGGATGCCCAGGTGCTGATCGACTTCACGCGGCCCGAGGGCACGATGGCGCATCTGGCCATGTGCCGCGAACTCGGCGTGCAGCTCGTCATCGGCACCACCGGCTTCAGCGACGCGCAGAAGGCCGAGATCGCCGAGGCCGCCAAGGAGGTCGCGATCATGATGGCGCCCAACATGAGCGTCGGCGTCAACGTCACCTTCAAGCTGCTCGAGATGGCGGCCAAGGCGCTCTCCATCGGCTACGACATCGAGATCATCGAGGCGCATCATCGGCACAAGGTCGATGCGCCCTCGGGCACCGCGCTCAAGATGGGCGAGGTGATCGCCGAGGCGCTCGGCCGCGACCTCAAGGAATGCGCCGTCTACGCGCGCGAAGGCATCACCGGCGAACGCGATCCTTCCACCATCGGCTTTTCCGCCATCCGCGGCGGCGACATCGTCGGCGACCACACGGTGCTGTTCGCCGGCACCGGCGAACGCATCGAGATCACGCACAAGTCGGCCAGCCGCACGACCTATGCGCAGGGCAGCCTGCGGGCCGTGCGCTTCCTGGCCGGCCAGCGAGC
- a CDS encoding outer membrane protein assembly factor BamE: protein MPAIPQRRLWLLIGAVAASLSLGACSSFTDRTRSALTTITPYKVEVVQGNFVSKEQVEALRPGMSRQQVREILGTSLLNDIFHSNRWDYVFTIRRQGVEPQERRLTLFFKDEALDHFSGDPMPSEQEFVATLDVRKHGGKVPDLEAKPDELKKYEPSKEKQAAEASPASLPPLPPSYPPLETAR, encoded by the coding sequence ATGCCTGCCATTCCCCAACGCCGCCTCTGGCTGCTGATCGGCGCCGTCGCGGCGAGCCTGAGTCTTGGCGCCTGCAGCAGCTTCACCGACCGCACCCGCAGCGCGCTGACCACCATCACGCCCTACAAGGTCGAAGTGGTGCAGGGCAATTTCGTCTCGAAGGAGCAGGTCGAGGCGCTCAGGCCCGGCATGTCCCGCCAGCAGGTGCGCGAGATCCTCGGCACCTCGCTGCTGAACGACATCTTCCATTCCAACCGCTGGGACTACGTGTTCACGATCCGGCGCCAGGGCGTGGAGCCGCAGGAGCGCCGGCTGACGCTGTTCTTCAAGGACGAGGCGCTCGACCATTTCTCGGGCGACCCGATGCCGAGCGAGCAGGAGTTCGTCGCCACGCTCGACGTGCGCAAGCACGGCGGCAAGGTGCCGGACCTGGAAGCGAAGCCGGACGAGCTCAAGAAATACGAGCCGTCCAAGGAGAAGCAGGCCGCCGAGGCATCGCCCGCGTCCCTGCCGCCGCTGCCGCCGAGCTATCCCCCGCTCGAAACGGCGCGCTGA
- the fur gene encoding ferric iron uptake transcriptional regulator — MANIDELKNTGLKATLPRLKILEIFQNGGQRHMTAEDVFRVLLNEHSDVGLATVYRVLTQFEQAGILERSHFESGKAVYELNEGKHHDHLICTSCGKVEEFYDPEIENRQQSVAKDKGWILQDHAMSLYGLCADCVNKR, encoded by the coding sequence ATGGCCAACATCGACGAACTCAAGAACACGGGCCTGAAGGCCACCCTGCCGCGCCTCAAGATTCTCGAGATCTTCCAGAACGGCGGCCAGCGCCACATGACGGCCGAGGATGTGTTTCGCGTGCTGCTCAACGAGCACTCCGACGTCGGCCTCGCCACCGTCTACCGCGTGCTGACGCAGTTCGAGCAGGCCGGCATCCTGGAGCGCAGCCATTTCGAGAGCGGCAAGGCGGTGTACGAACTCAACGAGGGCAAGCACCACGACCACCTGATCTGCACTTCGTGCGGCAAGGTCGAGGAGTTCTACGACCCCGAGATCGAAAACCGGCAGCAATCGGTGGCAAAGGACAAGGGCTGGATCCTGCAGGACCACGCGATGTCGCTCTACGGCCTCTGCGCCGATTGTGTAAACAAACGCTAA
- the hprK gene encoding HPr(Ser) kinase/phosphatase: protein MKPTVISADAMFEEFRGSLRWEWLAGLGASERHFDAEVISRAQSAADLVGYLNYIHPYRVQILGAREVAYLTRGTAADCERRIARIVTLEPPMLVLADGQPAPDQLLSICERAQLPLFATRESSAFVIDLLRAYLSKHFAERTSMHGVFMDILGLGVMITGESGLGKSELGLELISRGNGLVADDAVDLYRINQNTLEGRCPELLQNLLEVRGIGLLDIRAIFGETAVRRKMRLKLIVHLVRRDSFERDYERMPSAPLTQDVLGIPVRKVIIQVVAGRNIAVLVEAAVRNSILQLRGIDTYADFVARHHKAMESARDLD from the coding sequence ATGAAGCCCACCGTCATCAGCGCCGATGCGATGTTCGAGGAATTCCGCGGCTCGCTGCGGTGGGAATGGCTCGCGGGACTGGGCGCCTCGGAGCGTCATTTCGATGCCGAGGTCATCAGCCGCGCCCAGTCGGCCGCCGACCTGGTGGGCTACCTCAACTACATCCATCCGTACCGCGTGCAGATCCTCGGCGCGCGCGAGGTCGCCTACCTGACGCGCGGCACGGCCGCCGACTGCGAACGGCGCATCGCGCGCATCGTCACGCTCGAGCCGCCGATGCTGGTGCTGGCCGACGGGCAGCCCGCGCCGGACCAGCTGCTGTCGATCTGCGAGCGCGCCCAGCTGCCGCTGTTCGCCACGCGCGAATCCTCGGCCTTCGTGATCGATCTGCTGCGCGCCTATCTGTCCAAGCATTTTGCCGAGCGCACCTCGATGCACGGCGTGTTCATGGACATCCTGGGCCTGGGCGTGATGATCACCGGCGAGTCGGGCCTCGGCAAGAGCGAGCTCGGGCTGGAGCTGATCTCGCGCGGCAACGGCCTCGTGGCCGACGACGCGGTCGATCTCTACCGCATCAACCAGAACACGCTCGAAGGCCGCTGCCCCGAACTCCTGCAGAACCTGCTCGAGGTGCGCGGCATCGGCCTGCTCGACATCCGCGCGATCTTCGGCGAGACCGCGGTGCGCCGGAAGATGCGGCTCAAGCTCATCGTGCACCTGGTGCGGCGCGACAGCTTCGAGCGCGACTACGAGCGCATGCCCTCGGCGCCGCTCACGCAGGACGTGCTGGGCATCCCGGTGCGCAAGGTGATCATCCAGGTGGTCGCCGGCCGCAACATCGCCGTGCTGGTCGAGGCGGCGGTGCGCAACTCCATCCTGCAGCTGCGCGGCATCGACACCTATGCAGACTTCGTGGCGCGCCACCACAAGGCGATGGAAAGCGCCAGGGATCTCGATTAG
- a CDS encoding PTS sugar transporter subunit IIA: MNRLASILPPAQVLVSVDATSKKRAFEEAGLLFENLHGLGRALITDSLFARERLGSTGLGHGVAIPHGRIKGLKSPMAAVFQLANPIGFDAPDEQPVVLLIFLLVPEAATQKHLEILSEIAELLSDANLREQIKSSSDAAKLHALIAGWQSAQVA, from the coding sequence ATGAACCGACTCGCGTCCATCCTGCCGCCCGCTCAAGTGCTCGTGAGCGTCGACGCCACCAGCAAGAAACGTGCTTTCGAAGAAGCCGGCTTGCTGTTCGAGAATCTCCACGGCCTGGGCCGCGCCCTCATCACCGACAGCCTTTTTGCCCGCGAGCGCCTGGGCTCCACCGGCCTCGGCCATGGCGTGGCCATTCCGCACGGCCGCATCAAGGGGCTCAAGTCGCCGATGGCCGCGGTGTTCCAGCTCGCCAACCCGATCGGCTTCGACGCCCCGGACGAGCAGCCCGTGGTGCTGCTGATCTTCCTGCTGGTGCCCGAGGCGGCCACCCAGAAACACCTTGAAATCCTTTCCGAGATTGCCGAACTCCTGAGCGACGCCAATCTGCGCGAGCAGATCAAGTCCAGCTCGGACGCCGCGAAGCTGCACGCACTGATCGCAGGATGGCAATCCGCCCAGGTCGCGTGA
- the hpf gene encoding ribosome hibernation-promoting factor, HPF/YfiA family has product MNLTISGHHLDVTPALRNYVTGKLDRITRHFDQVVDVKVILTVEKQKEKERRQRAECNIHVKGNDMFAESSHADLYAAVDELVDKLDRQVVRHKDRLQDHHHEAPKRVM; this is encoded by the coding sequence ATGAATTTGACGATCAGCGGTCATCACCTCGACGTCACCCCCGCTCTGCGCAATTACGTTACAGGCAAGCTGGACCGGATCACCCGCCATTTCGACCAGGTGGTCGATGTGAAGGTGATCCTCACGGTGGAAAAGCAAAAGGAAAAGGAACGCCGGCAACGAGCCGAGTGCAACATCCACGTCAAGGGCAATGACATGTTCGCGGAGTCGAGCCACGCTGATCTCTATGCCGCGGTCGATGAGCTGGTCGACAAGCTCGACCGGCAGGTCGTGCGGCACAAGGACCGCCTGCAGGACCATCATCACGAAGCACCCAAACGTGTGATGTAG
- a CDS encoding ATP-dependent helicase — MQSVAPPAPMSQSERLAAALAQLNEAQRAAVDHGLDAALGAAQDERPLLVIAGAGSGKTSTLAHRVAHLIARGIDPQRILLLTFSRRAAQEMERRAGQVLARVLGLRAEAPPALPWAGTFHGIGARLLREYAALIGLGENFTIHDRGDAEDLMGLVRHDIGLSAMQRRFPRKGTCLSIYSRTVNTCAPLAEVLKQAFPWCAEWEAELKRLFGAYVDAKQQQNVLDYDDLLLYWAGMVAEPSLAAQIGARFDHVLVDEYQDTNLLQASILRALKPEGRGVTVVGDDAQSIYSFRGATVRNILDFPQQFGQPARIVTLERNYRSTQPILDVSNAMIAAAAERHAKTLWTDKPSAGRPQLVLVADEAQQARFVADRVLAHREGGLALKSQAVLFRTSAHSAALELELVRRNIPFVKYGGLKFLEAAHVKDLLAVLRFAQNPRGRMAGFRVTQLIPGIGPVTSTRLLDAMAEAADPAEAVRAFVPPSAAQAEWARFAAIYAALRAPTLAWPADMDLALQWYLPHLERLHDDAVLRRGDVEQLARLASGYASRERFLTELTLDPPEATSDRPGPPLLDEDYLILSTIHSAKGQEWTSVHVLNVVDGCIPADVAQGAQELEEERRLLYVAMTRARDHLHLLVPQRFYVTQQAARGDRHLYAGRTRFISAADAEGFDQRTWPPPPERAPHVPAPAAAIDLLGRMRAAWR, encoded by the coding sequence ATGCAGAGCGTCGCGCCACCCGCACCGATGTCCCAGAGCGAACGGCTCGCGGCCGCGCTCGCGCAGCTCAACGAGGCGCAGCGCGCCGCGGTCGATCATGGCCTGGATGCCGCGCTGGGCGCGGCACAGGATGAACGCCCGCTGCTCGTGATCGCCGGCGCCGGCTCGGGCAAGACCAGCACGCTCGCGCACCGCGTGGCGCACCTGATCGCGCGCGGCATCGATCCGCAGCGCATCCTGCTTTTGACCTTCTCGCGCCGGGCCGCGCAGGAGATGGAGCGCCGCGCCGGCCAGGTGCTGGCGCGCGTGCTCGGGTTGCGCGCCGAGGCGCCGCCGGCGCTGCCGTGGGCCGGCACCTTCCACGGCATCGGCGCGCGGCTCCTGCGCGAATACGCGGCGCTGATCGGGCTCGGCGAGAACTTCACCATCCACGACCGCGGCGATGCCGAGGACCTGATGGGCCTGGTGCGCCACGACATCGGCCTGTCGGCGATGCAGCGGCGCTTTCCGCGCAAGGGCACCTGCCTCTCGATCTATTCGCGCACCGTCAACACCTGCGCGCCGCTGGCCGAGGTGCTCAAGCAGGCCTTTCCGTGGTGTGCCGAGTGGGAGGCCGAACTCAAGCGGCTGTTCGGCGCGTATGTCGATGCCAAGCAGCAGCAGAACGTACTCGACTACGACGACCTGCTGCTCTACTGGGCCGGCATGGTGGCCGAGCCGTCGCTGGCGGCGCAGATCGGCGCGCGCTTCGACCATGTGCTGGTCGACGAGTACCAGGACACGAACCTGTTGCAGGCCAGCATCCTGCGCGCCCTCAAGCCGGAGGGCCGCGGCGTCACCGTGGTCGGCGACGATGCGCAGTCGATCTATTCGTTCCGCGGCGCCACCGTGCGCAACATCCTCGACTTTCCGCAACAGTTCGGGCAGCCCGCGCGCATCGTCACGCTGGAGCGCAACTACCGCTCGACGCAGCCGATCCTCGATGTGTCCAACGCGATGATCGCCGCAGCCGCCGAGCGCCATGCCAAGACGCTGTGGACCGACAAGCCCTCGGCCGGCCGGCCGCAGCTGGTGCTGGTGGCCGACGAGGCGCAGCAGGCGCGCTTCGTGGCCGATCGCGTGCTCGCGCACCGCGAGGGCGGCCTGGCGCTCAAGTCGCAGGCGGTGCTGTTCCGCACCTCGGCGCACAGCGCGGCGCTCGAGCTCGAGCTGGTGCGGCGCAACATCCCCTTCGTCAAGTACGGCGGGCTCAAGTTCCTCGAAGCCGCGCACGTCAAGGACTTGCTCGCGGTGCTGCGCTTCGCGCAGAACCCGCGCGGACGCATGGCGGGTTTTCGCGTGACGCAGCTGATCCCGGGCATCGGCCCGGTCACGTCGACGCGGCTGCTCGATGCGATGGCCGAAGCCGCCGATCCGGCCGAAGCCGTGCGGGCCTTCGTGCCGCCCTCGGCCGCGCAGGCGGAGTGGGCGCGCTTCGCCGCCATCTATGCGGCCCTGCGCGCGCCCACGCTCGCATGGCCGGCCGACATGGACCTGGCCTTGCAGTGGTACCTGCCGCACCTGGAGCGCCTGCACGACGACGCGGTACTGCGGCGCGGCGATGTCGAGCAGCTCGCGCGGCTGGCCTCGGGTTATGCCTCGCGCGAGCGCTTCCTGACCGAGCTCACGCTGGACCCGCCCGAGGCGACGAGCGACCGGCCGGGGCCGCCGCTGCTCGACGAGGACTACCTGATCCTCTCGACCATCCATTCGGCCAAGGGGCAGGAATGGACCTCGGTGCACGTGCTCAACGTGGTCGACGGCTGCATCCCCGCCGATGTCGCGCAGGGCGCGCAGGAGCTCGAAGAAGAGCGGCGCCTGCTCTATGTCGCGATGACCCGGGCGCGCGACCACCTGCACCTGCTGGTGCCGCAGCGCTTCTACGTCACGCAGCAGGCGGCACGCGGCGACCGCCATCTCTATGCCGGCCGCACGCGCTTCATTTCCGCCGCCGATGCCGAGGGCTTCGACCAGCGGACCTGGCCGCCACCGCCCGAGCGCGCACCGCATGTGCCGGCACCGGCTGCGGCCATCGACCTGCTCGGCCGCATGCGCGCGGCCTGGCGCTGA
- the corA gene encoding magnesium/cobalt transporter CorA, whose product MLNIFTLANGRLVQEEIEALEELSQFQPIWVDLESPTVEEKRWIKQYYGLSIPEDAMDEDIEESARFYEEDNGELHIRSDFLIDDDENPRSVRVAFILNQHNTELRSRGVLFSIHDEDVPVFRLLRMRARRAPGLIEDAKEVLLKLFDADAEYSADTLENIYDELEIAGKKVLEGNVSDELAGEVLAAIARQEDLNGRIRRNVMDTRRAVSFMMRSRMLNAEQFEEARQILRDIESLDNHTAFLFDKINFLMDATVGFININQNKTIKIFSVASVALLPPTLIASVYGMNFKLIPELDWAYGYAYAILLMIASALGPMWYFRRRGWLK is encoded by the coding sequence TTGCTCAACATCTTCACGCTGGCCAACGGCCGCCTCGTCCAGGAAGAGATCGAGGCGCTCGAAGAGCTGTCGCAGTTCCAGCCGATCTGGGTCGATCTCGAATCGCCCACCGTCGAGGAAAAGCGCTGGATCAAGCAGTACTACGGCCTGTCCATCCCCGAGGATGCGATGGACGAGGACATCGAGGAGTCGGCCCGCTTCTACGAAGAAGACAACGGCGAGCTGCACATCCGCAGCGACTTCCTGATCGACGACGACGAGAACCCGCGCTCGGTGCGCGTGGCCTTCATCCTCAACCAGCACAACACCGAACTGCGCAGCCGCGGCGTGCTGTTCTCGATCCATGACGAGGACGTGCCGGTGTTCCGCCTCCTGCGCATGCGCGCGCGGCGCGCGCCGGGCCTGATCGAGGACGCCAAGGAAGTGCTGCTCAAGCTCTTCGATGCCGACGCCGAATACTCGGCCGACACGCTGGAGAACATCTACGACGAACTCGAGATCGCCGGCAAGAAGGTGCTCGAAGGCAACGTGAGCGACGAGCTGGCCGGCGAAGTGCTGGCCGCGATCGCACGGCAGGAAGACTTGAACGGCCGCATCCGCCGCAACGTGATGGACACGCGGCGCGCGGTCAGCTTCATGATGCGCAGCCGCATGCTCAACGCCGAGCAGTTCGAGGAAGCGCGCCAGATCCTGCGCGACATCGAATCGCTCGACAACCACACCGCCTTCCTGTTCGACAAGATCAACTTCCTGATGGATGCGACCGTCGGCTTCATCAACATCAACCAGAACAAGACCATCAAGATCTTCTCGGTGGCCAGCGTGGCGCTGCTGCCGCCGACGCTGATCGCCAGCGTCTACGGCATGAACTTCAAGCTCATCCCGGAGCTCGACTGGGCCTATGGCTATGCCTATGCGATCCTGCTCATGATCGCCAGCGCGCTCGGGCCAATGTGGTATTTCCGGCGGCGCGGCTGGCTCAAGTAG
- a CDS encoding PDR/VanB family oxidoreductase yields MRTHKARLHAIKSLANQILSFDFRPIDDERWPIATAGAHIDVHLPIGIVRSYSLVNEPGGSHRYVIAVNREAFGQGGSRFMHDRLQVGDVLTISEPRNNFTLREDASHTVLIAGGIGITPLWSMIQRLAQLKASWTLYYSARTRENASYVDQILSMATTSGGQVYLNFDGGDANRMLNIRAIIEATQSDADVYCCGPLPLLRAFDAATADREARLIHREYFAAPANATSTESAQDQRFNVRLARSNKIVPVGPGSTILDALLNANIDVPHSCMSGICRACETKVLAGVPDHRDYVLSDSERASGTTMIVCCSGAKSRELILDL; encoded by the coding sequence ATGAGGACACACAAGGCCAGACTGCACGCCATCAAGAGTCTCGCGAATCAGATTCTCAGCTTTGATTTTCGGCCCATCGATGACGAAAGATGGCCTATCGCTACCGCAGGCGCACACATCGATGTCCATCTTCCGATCGGAATTGTTCGCAGCTACTCACTGGTCAATGAGCCTGGGGGAAGCCATCGATATGTGATTGCTGTCAATCGCGAAGCGTTCGGTCAGGGTGGATCTCGCTTCATGCACGACCGACTTCAAGTCGGTGATGTTCTTACTATCTCCGAACCACGAAACAACTTCACGCTCCGCGAGGACGCTTCGCACACGGTTCTTATTGCGGGTGGAATCGGCATTACCCCGCTCTGGAGCATGATCCAGCGCCTGGCGCAACTCAAAGCATCCTGGACTCTTTACTACTCGGCACGCACGCGCGAAAACGCGTCGTACGTAGATCAAATTCTGTCGATGGCAACGACCTCGGGCGGCCAGGTCTATCTCAATTTCGATGGCGGCGATGCGAACAGGATGTTGAACATTCGCGCAATCATCGAAGCCACCCAGAGCGACGCCGACGTGTACTGCTGCGGCCCCCTTCCATTGCTCAGAGCTTTTGACGCCGCCACTGCAGATCGTGAAGCGCGTCTGATACACCGTGAATATTTTGCTGCGCCCGCCAATGCCACAAGCACTGAAAGTGCGCAAGATCAACGGTTCAACGTGCGGCTGGCGAGATCAAACAAGATCGTGCCAGTAGGGCCCGGAAGTACGATCCTTGACGCACTGCTGAACGCGAATATCGACGTTCCTCACTCGTGCATGAGCGGGATATGCCGCGCTTGCGAGACGAAGGTCCTTGCAGGGGTTCCAGATCACCGCGATTACGTTCTATCTGATTCCGAACGAGCAAGTGGCACGACGATGATTGTCTGCTGCTCAGGCGCCAAATCGCGAGAGCTCATACTGGACCTCTAG
- a CDS encoding Crp/Fnr family transcriptional regulator: MAVTTNVLVRLTIAQSELFSTWPEESLDRLIEAADLLVAEPGTCIHQSGDPANYLYLLVNGWMNLSRAIPEERDFTAGLHLAGAFQGLGPVITQTPHMHTATCKEKTVLVRIPGALLREMVARDGRLSFSLFAALQTRHRGALTLYASAAVHSIQAKIAGLLTSINARSAGGRNSAMINLSQDEIATMLGTRRQVVNRALRDMAAEGVVDVQYGKISITDMEKLQKMSQKID, encoded by the coding sequence ATGGCGGTGACGACGAATGTCCTCGTGCGCTTGACGATTGCCCAATCGGAACTCTTCTCCACGTGGCCGGAAGAATCCCTGGATCGCCTCATTGAGGCCGCCGATCTGCTTGTCGCCGAGCCCGGTACATGCATCCATCAATCGGGTGACCCGGCAAACTACCTCTACCTTCTTGTCAACGGATGGATGAATCTCTCGCGAGCGATACCAGAAGAGCGAGATTTCACGGCAGGTTTGCATCTTGCGGGTGCGTTCCAAGGACTGGGGCCGGTGATCACACAAACGCCCCACATGCACACGGCCACTTGCAAAGAAAAGACAGTGCTTGTTCGCATCCCCGGGGCGTTGCTGCGCGAGATGGTTGCTCGAGACGGACGTTTGTCGTTTTCACTCTTTGCCGCGCTGCAGACAAGACATCGTGGAGCATTGACGCTCTACGCAAGCGCTGCAGTCCATAGCATTCAGGCAAAGATTGCAGGTCTACTGACGTCAATCAATGCACGCAGCGCTGGAGGTCGAAATTCTGCAATGATCAATTTATCTCAGGATGAAATTGCGACCATGCTGGGAACCCGACGGCAAGTGGTAAACCGCGCGTTGCGAGACATGGCTGCGGAGGGCGTGGTTGATGTTCAGTACGGAAAAATATCGATCACCGATATGGAGAAGCTTCAAAAGATGTCGCAAAAAATCGACTAG
- a CDS encoding bacteriohemerythrin encodes MHESTQNLNNGDPMGTPLFLNLGDEGLDRDHAHLQDLILALLDSKPEEAADKLDRLRVHARAHFDREDADLRHLGGSNAICHLDEHAAVMKSLDEVWTIIRSDEAASAVVERLAKSLSLELLRWLPEHVGEMDAGLAAERTQSRFGGAPVRIARSFPGGSGRSPS; translated from the coding sequence ATGCATGAGTCCACGCAAAATTTGAACAACGGCGATCCGATGGGGACGCCGTTGTTCCTGAATCTGGGAGACGAAGGCCTCGATCGTGACCATGCCCATCTGCAAGACCTCATTCTCGCGTTGCTTGACAGCAAGCCGGAGGAGGCGGCTGACAAACTGGATCGGCTGCGCGTCCACGCCCGCGCGCATTTTGATCGTGAGGATGCCGACCTTCGGCACTTGGGTGGCAGCAATGCGATTTGCCATCTCGATGAGCATGCCGCAGTCATGAAGTCGCTGGACGAGGTATGGACCATCATTCGCAGCGATGAAGCCGCTTCAGCGGTGGTGGAGCGCCTTGCGAAGAGTCTCTCGCTTGAATTGCTGCGCTGGCTGCCAGAGCATGTGGGCGAGATGGACGCTGGCTTGGCTGCCGAGCGCACTCAATCGCGTTTCGGGGGCGCGCCGGTGCGGATCGCACGGAGTTTCCCGGGTGGGTCAGGTCGAAGCCCGTCCTGA